The following nucleotide sequence is from Mycobacterium sp. Z3061.
GATCAGCGCGGCTACGGGCGGTCGTCGAAGTACTTCCTGAACTCCGCTTACCGCATCAAGGAACTCGTCGGCGACATCGTGGGTGTGGTCGACGCGTACGGCGAGGACCAGGCATTCGTCATCGGGCACGACTGGGGTGCCCCGGTTGCCTGGACCTTCGCCTGGTTGCACCCGCAGCGTTGCGCCGGTGTGGTCGGCGTCAGCGTTCCATTTGCCGGCCGCGGTGTTATCGGACTGCCGGGCAGTCCTTTCGGTGAACACCGCCCGAACGATTACCACCTGGAACTGGCCGGTGAGGGCCGGGTCTGGTACCAGGACTACTTTTCCGCACAGGACGGCATCATCGCCGAGATCGAAGAGGACGTGCGGTCCTGGCTGGTGGGTCTGACCTACACGGTGTCGGGTGAGGGGATGATCGCGGCAACCAAGGCCGCCGTCGATGCCGGCGTGGACCTCGCCGCGATGGACCCCATCGACGTGATCCGGGCCGGCCCGCTCTGCATGGCACAGGGCGCGAAATTGAAGGACGCGTTCGTATATCCCGAAACCATGCCGTCCTGGTTCACCGACGCCGACGCCGATTTCTACGCGGCGGAATTCGAGCGCTCCGGGTTCGGCGGACCGCTGAGCTTTTATCACAACATCGACAACGACTGGCACGACCTGGCAGACCAGGAAGGAAAACCGCTCACGCCGCCCGCACTGTTCATCGGTGGTCAGTACGACGTGGGCACCACGTGGGGAGCAGAAGCCGTCGAGCGTGCCGGCGAGGTGATGTCGAATTACCGGGGCACGCACATGATTGCCGACGTGGGCCACTGGATCCAGCAGGAAGCACCCGAGGAAACCAACCGGCTGCTGCTGAATTTCCTTGACGGGGTCCGCTAGTCATGGTCGAGCTGGCGACCGATCGTCTCGACGAGACCGCGCTTCGGCGGGCATTCGGATGTTTCCCGTCCGGGGTGGTCGCGGTCTGCGCTGTGCTTGACGGGGTCCCGGTCGGCATGGCCGCAAGTTCCTTCACGGCGGTATCCCTCGACCCGCCGCTGGTGTCTGTGTGCATCCAGCACAGTTCGACGACGTGGCCACGGTTACGGGAGCGGCCCTATCTGGGCGTCAGCGTGCTCGCCGAGGGACACGACGCAGCGTGTATCAGCCTGTCGCGCAAGACCGGAGACCGGTTCGCCGGAGTCACCTGGACCCAGCGGCCGGGCGGCGCGGTGGTCGTGCACGGATCGACGGCCCAGCTGGACTGCCGCCTGCGCGACGAGATCCCGGCCGGTGACCACCTCATCGCCCTGCTCGAAATATGCTCGCTGCAGGCCGATCCCGACGCCCCGCCACTGGTCTTCCACGGGAGCCGTTTCCACCGACTCACCCCCTGGGAGCCCGCGTGAAGACCACCGATGTCCGGGTGCGGCGCGCCATCACCGCGATCCGCACCGGGCAGGCCGTCGTTCTCACCGACGGTGCCGACGGCGACGGTTTCCTGGTCTTCGCGGCCGACGCCGCCACCCCCAGCCTGCTTCACTTCACCGTCCGCCACACTTCCGGTTACGTGCGGGTGGCGTTGCCGGGCAGCGAATGTGCGCGACTGGAGCTACCGCCGATGTGCCACGGCGACAACACGGACTGCGTCTCGGTCGACGTGCACGGAACGGGAACCGGCATCTCGGCGACAGATCGCGCGAAAACCATTGCGGCACTAGGGTCAGCCGCCACCGTCGCCTCGGACCTGCAGCGCCCGGGCCACGTCGTCCCGGTGCAGGCCCGCGCCGGAGGGGTGCTGGAACGACGGGGGGTGGCCGAAGCCGCCACCGACCTTGCACGGCTGGCCGGCCGGGGACGGGCCGCGGGATTGTGTGAGATCGTCTCGCGCCGCAATCCGGTGCTGGTAGCCCGCGGTGGCGAGTTGATCGAGTTCGCGGTCGAGTATGGGCTCGCAGTGGTCTCCATGTCCGAGCTGGTGGCCTATCGGCGCCG
It contains:
- a CDS encoding 3,4-dihydroxy-2-butanone-4-phosphate synthase; this translates as MKTTDVRVRRAITAIRTGQAVVLTDGADGDGFLVFAADAATPSLLHFTVRHTSGYVRVALPGSECARLELPPMCHGDNTDCVSVDVHGTGTGISATDRAKTIAALGSAATVASDLQRPGHVVPVQARAGGVLERRGVAEAATDLARLAGRGRAAGLCEIVSRRNPVLVARGGELIEFAVEYGLAVVSMSELVAYRRRTEPQVVRLAEAVLPTWAGNSRVIGFRDVHDGGDHLAVIIGAADAGVPVPLHVHVECLSGDVFGSKACRCSGELNGALNRMSALGSGVVLYLRPAGPPRACGLFARGDAGEPDSQTVAWMLRDLGVYALKLADDMPGFGLVLFGAIREHGVDAQPWAVAG
- a CDS encoding alpha/beta hydrolase, whose translation is MVHRILNCGGTRIHAVEEGDGPLVILIHGFPESWYSWRHQIPALAAAGYRVVAIDQRGYGRSSKYFLNSAYRIKELVGDIVGVVDAYGEDQAFVIGHDWGAPVAWTFAWLHPQRCAGVVGVSVPFAGRGVIGLPGSPFGEHRPNDYHLELAGEGRVWYQDYFSAQDGIIAEIEEDVRSWLVGLTYTVSGEGMIAATKAAVDAGVDLAAMDPIDVIRAGPLCMAQGAKLKDAFVYPETMPSWFTDADADFYAAEFERSGFGGPLSFYHNIDNDWHDLADQEGKPLTPPALFIGGQYDVGTTWGAEAVERAGEVMSNYRGTHMIADVGHWIQQEAPEETNRLLLNFLDGVR
- a CDS encoding flavin reductase family protein, whose amino-acid sequence is MVELATDRLDETALRRAFGCFPSGVVAVCAVLDGVPVGMAASSFTAVSLDPPLVSVCIQHSSTTWPRLRERPYLGVSVLAEGHDAACISLSRKTGDRFAGVTWTQRPGGAVVVHGSTAQLDCRLRDEIPAGDHLIALLEICSLQADPDAPPLVFHGSRFHRLTPWEPA